DNA sequence from the Agromyces aureus genome:
GGCCTGCCCGCCCTCGTCGGAGATGCCGTCCCAGAAGTTCGCCTCGTGGTGCAGGCACGAGGTCTGCAGGTTCTCGCGGCAGATCTCGCACACGTTGTCGGAGACCGCGAAAGGCGAGACCACGAGGTCGCCCTGCTTCACGGTCACGACGTCGGCGCCCACGGCCTCGACGATGCCGATGAACTCGTGGCCCATGCGTGCGGGGCCGCCCGCGGCATCCATCGAGTGGTAGGGATGCAGGTCGGATCCGCAGATGCAGGAGGCGGTGATGCGCACGAGCGCGTCGGTCGAGTTCTTGATGCGGGAGTCGGGCACGTTCTCGATCCGGACGTCTCCGGGGCCGTACATGAGGGTGGCGAGCATGGTCTTCCTTCTTCGTTCGATGGGTGGGTTGGATGGGATGGGTTCAGGGACGGGTCGCTGCGGCGGGCGACGATTCGCGGCGGCGGAGCACCGCGAGCGCGACGACCGGGATGAGCGTGAGGGCCACGATGACCGCACCGACCGCGGCCGGACCGTGCACCCCGAGCGACGAGGTCAGGGCGAGGCCTGCGACGGCGCTGCCGGCCGCGGTGCCGACGTTGAACGCCGAGACGGCCAGCGCCGAACCGAGCGTCGCCGCGTTGCCCGCATGGCGCACCGCGAGGTTGATGAGCACGCCGTTCGCGCTCAGCCCGAACAGGCCGAGCAGCACGATCAGGACCGTCATCGCGACGGGCGCGCCCGTCGTCATGCTGATCGCCGCGAGGAGCACGGTCGTCACGGCCGGCGTCACGATCGTGACGAGCCCCGGGTGCGCGTCGCCGAAGCGGCCGCCCAGGATCGTGCCGATGAACGAGCCGACGCCGAACCCGGTCAGCACCAGCGGCACGAGCGCCGCAGGCACCCCGGCCTGGTCGGTGAGGATCGGCGCCACGAACGAGTAGGCCGCGAGCACGCCGCCGGTCGTCGTGACGCAGGCGAGCAGCGCCAACCACAGGCGGGTCGACCGCAAGCCGGCCAGCTCGGTGCGCAGGGAGGTCGTCGGTGCTCCCGCGCCGTCGGCGGGCACCAGTCGCGCGATGAGCACGGTCGCGAAGGCGGCCGCGATCGCGAGCACCCAGAAGGTGCCCCGCCAGCCGACGCCCTGTGCGATGAACGCACCGACCGGCACGCCGACGACCGTGGCGAGGGCCCCTCCGGCGGTCACGATGCCGAGCGCCCGCGCACCGGCGGATGCCCCGGCCGCCCGCGTCGCGACGACGGCCGCCACGGCC
Encoded proteins:
- a CDS encoding MFS transporter, encoding MSTETIQTVHAPVPPAPEAASTGRTRLPSVVYVLAAGTFLMLTTEFVVAGILPEMAADLQISLPQAGSLITVFAIGMIVGAPTMALLTMRMSKRFTLVLAMLVFVVGHVVVALSSSLPVLLTARFVTALATGAFWAVAAVVATRAAGASAGARALGIVTAGGALATVVGVPVGAFIAQGVGWRGTFWVLAIAAAFATVLIARLVPADGAGAPTTSLRTELAGLRSTRLWLALLACVTTTGGVLAAYSFVAPILTDQAGVPAALVPLVLTGFGVGSFIGTILGGRFGDAHPGLVTIVTPAVTTVLLAAISMTTGAPVAMTVLIVLLGLFGLSANGVLINLAVRHAGNAATLGSALAVSAFNVGTAAGSAVAGLALTSSLGVHGPAAVGAVIVALTLIPVVALAVLRRRESSPAAATRP